Proteins encoded within one genomic window of bacterium:
- a CDS encoding tRNA-uridine aminocarboxypropyltransferase → MRHKTDNKPRCPRCRLHLELCICGQAPEFDLATKAVVIMHYAEERRKSNSGRLARLVLKNSEIFLRGLRDGPPAPEPSEKYPNSLVLFPGAGSQELNAGFLKTIPRPITLLLADGNWNQAGHMVKREPLMKEAIKVHLPPGAPTRYRLRNAQEAEGRICTFEALSRALGIIEGPEVEQRLSEFFYLWVSRSLKMRGRPDDI, encoded by the coding sequence ATGCGCCATAAAACGGACAATAAGCCCCGCTGTCCCCGCTGCCGGCTGCACCTGGAACTATGCATCTGCGGCCAGGCCCCGGAATTCGATCTGGCCACCAAGGCGGTGGTGATAATGCATTACGCCGAGGAACGGCGCAAAAGCAACAGCGGCCGCCTGGCCCGGCTGGTGCTGAAGAACTCCGAGATATTCCTGCGGGGCCTTCGTGACGGTCCCCCCGCCCCGGAACCTTCGGAAAAATATCCAAACTCGCTGGTGCTTTTCCCCGGGGCCGGTTCGCAGGAACTGAATGCCGGATTTCTGAAAACCATTCCCCGGCCCATAACTTTGCTCCTGGCCGACGGCAACTGGAACCAGGCCGGGCACATGGTCAAGCGCGAACCGCTGATGAAGGAGGCGATCAAGGTCCACCTGCCGCCGGGCGCCCCCACCCGCTACCGGCTGCGCAATGCCCAGGAAGCGGAGGGCCGGATCTGCACTTTTGAGGCTTTAAGCCGGGCGCTGGGGATCATTGAAGGGCCGGAAGTTGAGCAAAGACTCAGCGAGTTCTTTTATCTTTGGGTGTCACGTAGCCTTAAGATGAGAGGCCGGCCGGATGATATCTGA